The stretch of DNA CAGCTTGCTCTTGACGTTGAGCCGGGTCCAGGGCTCGGTGCAGGCGCTGTACTGGTTGCCGTCGTGCATGACGATGCAGTAGAAGCCCCGGCTGGGCTGGATCTGGATGCTGCCCTTGCGGGCGACCGTCTCGCTGGCCACGCCGATCATCCACTGGGTCTTCTCCGAAACCATCACCTCCCAGTAGTGGACCCCGCCGCCGAAGCCCTCAGCCCCCAGGACCGACACCTCCACGTCGAAGCGCCGCGGAGAGTCCTGCAGCGGCTGGGGGTGCAGGTTCCCGTACGCCACGATGGTGCAGTCGTCCGACAGGATGAGGCGCTGGTGGGCCGTCAGGGGGTCCAGCGTCAGGGCGGCAGGCACTGAAGAGGGGGAAACCAGGGCAGGGTCAGGCACTGAAGAGGGGGAAACCAGGGTAGGGTCAGGCACTGAAGAGGGGGAAACCAGGGCAGGGTCAGGCactgagaaggggggggggaccagGGCAGGGTCAGGCactgagaaggggggggggggaaaccagGGCAGGGTCAGGCACTGAAGAGGGGGAAACCAGGGCAGGGTCAGGCACTGAAGAGGGGGAAACCAGGGCAGGGTCAGgcactgaaggggggggggaaccaGGGCAGGGTCAGGCactgagaagggggggggggaaccagGGCAGGGTCAGGCACTGAAGAGGGGGAAACCAGGGCAGGGTCAGGTACTGAAGAGGGGGAAACCAGGGCAGGGTCAGGCACTGAAGAGGGGGAAACCAGGGCAGGGTCAGGCACTGAAGAGGGGGAAACCAGGGCAGGGTCAGGTACTGAAGAGGGGGAAACCAGGGCAGGGTCAGGCACTGAAGAGGGGAAACCAGGGCAGGGTCAGGCACTGAGCGGCTGTAGCTCAGCGGCTCTATCTCTACGGATGAGTTTATACTCCCTACGGGACACCCTTCAAAGCACATCactacaattacattttttaaagggtTGAGAAACTCTCATCCAGCCTTTGCACAAAATTCTGAGCTTTGGAGTCTGTGGAGAGGAGATGAAAGATCAATGGTGTGAAAGTCTGAAAATATGTGTAAAGATAAAGTATATGTATCCTCTGATGCTCCGACAGAGAGGAAATTGGGGAAAACCAGACTCGCGTAGCTCACCCTTCATTACAAACCTtaaggccctgttccacaaatgtgctggccaatcagtggcactaattgttcagttaatcgTTTAGTTACCTTAAAGAACAAAGTCAATCTCACTCCGGTGTGTGATAACTGCTAGAGCAGAGCTTGGGTCTCCAGCCCCTGCTGTGGCTGTAATCCATTCACCTGAAAGCTGTACGAGGGGAGACGGTACCTGGGGTTATGTCCTGGAACAGAGACTTCCAGATACTGTACTGCAGGGGACCCATGTACTTTGAGGTGGGGAAGTCTTCGTAGGTGAGATTGGTCTCATGGATTTTCCCTTTTATTCTGAGGGCAAAGCAAGAATTAGTGAGCAGTGTCGTCTACCTGCATCGACCTTTCTGATTTACAGCCACACCATCTAACCCAAACCGCAACGCGGCCACTGCCTGTGCCCTGCAACGCCCCACACGCCTGTTCTGCCCAGCCGGtgatctctcactctcacacactctcacacactctcacacactctcacacactctcacacactctcacacactctcacacactctcacacacactcacacacactcacacacactcacacacactctcacacacactctcacacacactctcacacacactctcacacacacactctcacacacacactctcacacacacactctcacacacactctcacacactctcacacactctcacacactctcacacactctcacacactctcacacactctcacacactctcacacactctcacacactctcacacactctcacacactctcacacactctcacacactctcacacactctcacacactctcacacactctcacacactctcacacactctcacacactctcacacactcacacacactcacacacactcacacacactcacacacactcacacacactcacacacactcacacacactcacacacactcacacacactctcacacactctcacactctctcacactctctcacactctctcacactctctcacactctctcacactctctcacactctctcacactctctcacactctctcacactctctcacactctctcacactctctctctctctctctcacctctcggAGGTGAGGGCCACCCCCTCCAGGAAGCCGTGCCTCTCGGTCTCCCCCAGGCGCTCCTGCAGGATCTGGATGCCTTCCCGCACGTCGCGCAGCTGCTGGCTGTAGCGCTGGATCTTGTGCTCGATGTCGGCGAGCGTGCGCACCGTGTcggcctccagctcctccagcatgCTCTTCTGCCGCTCCCGCAGGAAGCGGTGCAGCCGCTCGAACGCCTCGCCGATCGTCGCCCGCAGGCTCTTCGCTGACagctgggagaggagaggagaggagaggctgacGGATGCCTGTCAGAACCCCGCAGTGCCACACCCCAGACTGAGGGGCCTACTCTGaccattacatgacattatggacatttggcagacactcttatccagagcgacgtacagttgattagactaagcaggagacaatcctcccctggagcaatgcagggttaagggccttgcggatcttattgtggctacacctggattagaaccaccaaccttgcgtgtcccagtcatttaccttaaccactatgctacaggccgccctatgtcACATGGACACTGATCTGtaaagagggtgggggggggagcgggggggtcAGGAGGGACATCCATGGCTTCGAGGGGCAATTATGATGAGTGACAGGAGTCGAGATGAAAGCTATTGCACAGAATTGTGGagcctttacacacacacaatgttacgGCCTTTTTACACAGAAGTGGAGGTTCACTGCGCACAGAACTGTGGGGATATTTGGCTGCCCATTTTTCAAAGTAGAAGCTCCAACTAAAGCCAATAAATAATTTGGTTCTGATCATATTTGCTGGACAGCTTTAATATAATACTCCCATAATTATAgccaaatattaaattaatcatGGAGGGATTATGGAGCCAAATATAATCTTGCTTATGAAGTTCCTTCATGGCAAACTAGTTCAACCACTTTAAAGGCTCCTGCATATAGTACTGAAATATAGATAATGGCCACACCCAACGATAATATTCAGAGATCACGCCCAGACCAAATATGCTACACAACTTTGCATCATTTGTCACATGACAATGCTGCTTGTCCTGCCTTATCAAGGCCACAGCCTCTGCATTTCTAAAGGTCTGAATTCCTGTGGCTCGTTTACAGCAGGTCCAAAAAGCAGCTTACCTAAACACAGGGAGCCCCCATGCTTGCTTCCcttcactggcttcctattgggTACAGAAAATTaattcttaaaatgttttttaattctcACTTTTATATACAGGGCTTTACATGGAGAAGCTCCTGTACAGCCGAGCTGCTGTCTCCCTCCACCAGTGTGAGGTCTCAGAGGTCCTGTAACCAAGGTTTGCTGGTCACCTCGAGGGCTAGACTTAAATTGAAGGGAGAATGCACTTTAGCTGTTCTTGCCCCAACACTGTGGAATAGTCTCACTCTTACCATAAAACGATTTGCCCCCATTGGCACTTAAGAAACCTTTAAAAACACTTTTACTCTCCGATTATTGATGCCTTGTGGGATGTGGGAGGGGCCAGCTCTTACCTTGGTCTCTGTGAGCAGTAGGGGTGGGAGGGGCTCTTACCTTGGTCTCTGTGAGTTGCCTCTGGAGCAGCTGCAAGGCCTCTGTGTGTCCCACCTCACTGTCCTGGAGGCTGGCCAGCTGCTCCTTCATCTCCCTCTACAGAATACAGAAACCATTACATTTATGAGACACAATCGGCCTTCAGTCCTGCAGACTAAGTATAAAAGTAATATCAATTTCCTTTCAgcaaaaggaaggagagaatcTTAAATAAAAACACCACAACCAGAACCTGAACTAGTCCACCTCTGTACACCCACATCAGAACAGGACCTGAACTTCCTCAAGCAGAACCAGGCTCCTTTGTTTTAAGTCCATTCAGCACCAGTCATCAATGCTGCTCCGAGACAACTTCATTCCtattcacaatgcatttcagtgaTGCTCCCAGCTCAGCCACAGCTGAATAAGTAATGTCCTGTATGAACTCATGTATAAACACAATTATTTCAGTAACTTCCTCAGATAAAATGTTGTTCTTTTTAATGCTCAATAGACAAAAGTAATGACAGGATTTCCGTGACAAAAGCAAATTTGGTCCTGAACTTCAAGTCCTCAATCTCCAGggaagattacattacattacattattggcatttggcagacgctcttatccagagcgacgtacaacaaagtgcatacccataaccagggataagttcgctgaaagaccctagaggtaagtacaatttcaactgctacctgtacaacaaagataaggacaagggccatattttttttttttgaacaaacaaacaagagcaaaagtgaccaaagttaactatccaaacactgcttacctagccaactaaaaatactgatacacaaagcaagtcacagagacaacaattaaggttcacagggaggtagggagggatggggagaggtgctgcttgaagaggtgcgtcttcagcttgcgcttgaaggtggggagagattctatagttctgacctcaacggggagttcgttccaccaccgtggagccagaacagacagtagtcgtgagcgtgaggtggaggttctgagagggggaggtgccaagcggcctgtggaggctgaacgaagaggtctggcaggggtgtagggtctgatgattttttgcagataagctggggaagaccctttaactgcttggaaggctagcaccaatgttttgaatttgatgcgagccatgacaggcagccagtggagggaagtaagcaggggggtgacgtgtgagatGCATGTTATTCGCTTTGCAACCTCCATtcaacttttattattttattgtaactTTTTAATTCATTAACAAGCGTATCTATGAAGGCTCTGTTGAGACACTTAAAGTGAGGAACTGGGACAAACTCTCATATgtatcaaaaataaatgtgactgacATTGTTGCTAGGAAACCCAGGTGATGTTCATGAGAATGCATATTTATATGCTTTATAGatatacacatttgtttttcatcttttctcCCCAAATGGGATGGTGAGAATCAAATCATGATTCCAATTTCTCATTAAATGTAACGAAGGCAAATTTTTACCATTAACGACTGTACACGAACTAATTTTAATGCAAGCACACACTAAGTAGCAAGTGTATCTTAAGACTTAATTGAATGCAGAAATGAATATTTATAGGCACAGATCTCTCATGTCATCTCAATCTCTTAGCCACGGCCTGTGCGTCAGCAATGTGTCTGAAGCTTCACTCCAGTCAAACAGAAGCCCTCTCTGTAATTTAACCatcatttccatttcaattcattaACCTCAAAAGACTATCATTTCAGGGTGAAAACTGCTTAATTTATGGAGTTGTTTAAGACATGCTGTAGCAATACACTTCCAAAGTGCTCTTAATGATGTCTACAGTCATCCCCCCCCTTAGTTatatacttttcttttttttttttttccactttttacGAGGGATATTAATGTCCAAAAGGGCTTCATAAAACACTTTGAGACAAATTGGCAAGCTTAAAACAAGGATTGCTCTGACTCTTCAATCTTTCAATATGCAAGTACCGTCTTTATCTTCATAACATATCCCCAACTT from Conger conger chromosome 14, fConCon1.1, whole genome shotgun sequence encodes:
- the LOC133109981 gene encoding E3 ubiquitin-protein ligase TRIM62-like, giving the protein MACCLKDELLCSICLSIYQDPVSFGCEHYFCRKCITEHWSRQEHHGVRDCPECRRTFADPLLSPSLKLSNIVERYSAFPLDAILNAQRSPYPCKDHEKVKLFCLSDKSLVCFFCDEPTLHEQHQVTTVDEAFEEIQREMKEQLASLQDSEVGHTEALQLLQRQLTETKLSAKSLRATIGEAFERLHRFLRERQKSMLEELEADTVRTLADIEHKIQRYSQQLRDVREGIQILQERLGETERHGFLEGVALTSERIKGKIHETNLTYEDFPTSKYMGPLQYSIWKSLFQDITPVPAALTLDPLTAHQRLILSDDCTIVAYGNLHPQPLQDSPRRFDVEVSVLGAEGFGGGVHYWEVMVSEKTQWMIGVASETVARKGSIQIQPSRGFYCIVMHDGNQYSACTEPWTRLNVKSKLEKVGVYLDCPRGLLVFYNADDMSWLYTYRERFPARLYPYFSPGQSHANGKNVQPLRINTVRL